In one Hydrogenispora ethanolica genomic region, the following are encoded:
- the trxA gene encoding thioredoxin: MITIDQNNFQNTVMESQLPVLVDFWAPWCGPCRMVAPIVEEIAAEFEGKIQVGKINVDENQELAGQFAVMSIPTLCLFVKGNPVLRLVGFRQKRELVAEITKHLA, translated from the coding sequence ATGATCACTATTGATCAGAATAATTTTCAAAATACTGTCATGGAATCCCAATTACCGGTACTCGTTGATTTTTGGGCACCTTGGTGTGGTCCCTGCCGCATGGTAGCGCCAATTGTTGAAGAGATTGCGGCAGAATTTGAGGGTAAAATTCAGGTCGGGAAAATCAATGTTGACGAAAATCAGGAGTTAGCAGGACAATTTGCTGTAATGAGTATCCCGACGCTTTGTCTGTTTGTTAAGGGTAATCCGGTGCTAAGATTAGTAGGATTCCGTCAAAAACGAGAACTTGTGGCAGAAATTACCAAGCATTTAGCCTGA
- the pyk gene encoding pyruvate kinase, producing the protein MKKTKIICTLGPASTNPVVLEKLIKAGMNIARLNFSHGSYDEHAERIKLVREIAAKLGTPIGILADIQGPKIRTGKINPGPIQLVEGTQVHLTVDPKKDGNPEYIYVDYPTLIKDVKIGGTIFLADGMIQLSVIGAEGHELKCEVLNGGELSSKKGVTLPGVSVNLPALMEKDRSDIEFVIQQKVDFIAVSFARKAEHLAEIRALVNELGGDQLIIAKIENEEGFRNSEEILQACDGIMVARGDLGTEVPPEEVPLIQKFLIEICNAAGKPVITATEMLESMIRNPRPTRAEVTDIAHAILDGTDAIMLSAETAVGKYPVTAVEIMSRVAKSIENSLKFEDILAKKKVSSFPTVSDAISHATCQTALDLKAAAIISSTQSGSTARTVSKYRPQAPIVAVTPSLRIAQQLALSWGVFPVIVPPANDIDEMLDVSIEAAKKTGFIRSKDLVVITAGVRTGIPGSTNLLQVLYVE; encoded by the coding sequence TTGAAAAAAACTAAAATCATTTGTACTTTGGGTCCAGCGAGCACCAATCCGGTTGTTCTGGAGAAATTGATCAAAGCCGGCATGAATATTGCCCGCTTAAATTTCTCCCATGGCTCTTATGATGAACATGCGGAACGAATTAAGCTGGTCCGAGAAATTGCAGCTAAATTAGGAACCCCGATCGGTATCTTAGCCGACATTCAGGGACCAAAGATCCGAACCGGAAAAATTAATCCTGGTCCGATTCAGCTCGTCGAAGGAACTCAAGTTCATTTGACCGTTGATCCCAAAAAAGACGGGAATCCCGAATACATTTATGTAGACTACCCAACCTTAATTAAGGATGTTAAGATTGGCGGCACCATCTTTTTAGCGGATGGAATGATACAACTTTCGGTTATTGGAGCTGAAGGACATGAACTGAAATGCGAAGTCTTGAATGGCGGTGAATTATCCTCAAAAAAGGGAGTAACCCTTCCCGGAGTATCCGTCAATCTCCCGGCTTTAATGGAAAAAGATCGTTCCGACATAGAATTCGTCATCCAGCAAAAAGTCGATTTTATTGCGGTGTCGTTTGCCCGAAAAGCGGAGCATCTGGCGGAAATCCGCGCACTCGTTAATGAACTTGGCGGAGATCAACTGATCATCGCTAAAATTGAAAATGAAGAAGGCTTCCGCAATAGTGAGGAGATTTTACAAGCATGTGATGGCATTATGGTGGCTCGGGGCGATTTAGGCACGGAAGTACCTCCCGAAGAGGTTCCGCTGATTCAAAAGTTTTTAATTGAAATTTGCAATGCAGCAGGGAAACCTGTGATTACTGCCACGGAGATGCTGGAGTCAATGATTCGAAACCCTCGGCCGACCCGGGCTGAAGTGACGGATATCGCCCACGCAATCCTGGATGGAACAGACGCAATTATGCTTTCCGCTGAAACTGCCGTAGGAAAATATCCGGTTACTGCGGTTGAGATCATGTCCCGAGTCGCTAAGAGTATTGAGAATTCTTTGAAATTTGAAGATATTCTCGCTAAAAAGAAGGTTAGTTCTTTTCCAACTGTCAGTGACGCCATAAGCCATGCGACCTGTCAAACCGCATTAGATCTAAAAGCAGCGGCAATCATTAGTTCAACTCAATCGGGGAGTACCGCCCGAACGGTTTCGAAATATCGTCCTCAGGCACCGATTGTGGCTGTTACGCCTTCGCTGCGAATAGCTCAACAACTAGCTTTATCTTGGGGCGTGTTCCCGGTAATTGTTCCCCCCGCCAATGATATTGACGAGATGCTTGATGTTAGCATTGAAGCAGCTAAAAAGACCGGATTCATTCGAAGTAAGGATTTGGTGGTCATTACCGCTGGAGTACGTACTGGAATTCCTGGTTCCACCAATTTATTACAAGTTCTATATGTCGAATAA
- a CDS encoding acetyl-CoA carboxylase carboxyltransferase subunit alpha encodes MASNTGLVLEFEKPVLELEKQIEELKQFSQEKGIDMTVQIAVLEEKANSLRLSIYNNLSPWQRVQIARHAKRPTLLDYVGLIFTDFIEMHGDRLFRDDPAMIGGLAYLDSIPVTVIGQQKGRDTKEKIYRNFGQPHPEGYRKALRLMHQAEKFHRPIICLVDVVGAYPGIEAEERGQGEAIARNIREMANLTVPIIVVITGEGGSGGALAVGVGNRVLMMENAYYSVISPEGCASILWKDASKASDAADALKLSANDLLKFGIIDEIIPEPLGGAHKNPNEAGMNLKKAINSHLKPLLNLSSSELLDNRYNRFRHYGVYLED; translated from the coding sequence TTGGCGAGTAATACGGGGTTGGTTCTTGAATTTGAAAAGCCGGTTTTGGAATTAGAAAAACAGATAGAAGAACTGAAACAGTTTTCGCAGGAGAAGGGCATCGATATGACGGTTCAAATAGCCGTCCTTGAAGAAAAGGCCAATTCCTTGCGTTTAAGCATCTATAACAATCTTTCACCTTGGCAAAGAGTGCAAATCGCCCGGCATGCAAAAAGGCCTACTCTTCTTGATTATGTCGGACTTATCTTTACTGATTTCATAGAAATGCATGGAGATCGCTTGTTTCGGGATGACCCGGCAATGATCGGCGGTCTTGCATATTTGGATAGTATTCCAGTTACAGTTATCGGTCAACAAAAAGGCCGTGATACCAAAGAAAAAATTTATCGAAATTTTGGTCAACCGCATCCCGAAGGTTATCGGAAAGCGCTTCGTTTAATGCATCAAGCAGAAAAATTTCACCGTCCCATTATTTGTTTGGTAGATGTTGTTGGTGCCTATCCAGGCATCGAGGCGGAGGAACGGGGGCAGGGCGAAGCGATTGCAAGAAATATTCGAGAGATGGCGAACCTGACCGTACCGATTATTGTAGTCATCACCGGTGAAGGCGGAAGCGGAGGTGCACTTGCTGTAGGCGTTGGCAATCGGGTTTTAATGATGGAAAACGCTTATTACTCGGTTATCTCTCCCGAGGGTTGTGCTTCAATTTTATGGAAAGACGCATCGAAGGCATCGGATGCCGCAGATGCATTGAAGTTAAGTGCCAACGATCTTTTAAAATTTGGGATTATCGATGAGATTATTCCCGAGCCTTTAGGTGGTGCTCATAAGAACCCCAACGAGGCCGGGATGAATTTAAAGAAGGCAATAAATAGCCATTTAAAGCCATTACTGAACCTTTCATCTTCTGAATTATTGGATAATCGGTATAATCGTTTCCGTCACTATGGCGTTTATTTGGAAGATTAA
- the accD gene encoding acetyl-CoA carboxylase, carboxyltransferase subunit beta: MLKDLFKTKPKYITVKTDQSDFTHKVEIEKKEIPDGLWVKCNRCAQITYHKDIEKNLKVCPKCGFHFRIGAKERLMLLADADSFHEEHENLKTVNPLNFPDYENKVKKSQKTTELIEGAIVGKSLIGGIPAVLAVIDFGFVGGSMGSVVGEKITRAIELAAAEKIPLIAVSAGGGGARMHEGILSLMQMAKTSQALNKLSAAGSLYISVLTDPTMGGVFASFASLGDVIIAEPDALIGFAGPRVIQQTIHQTLPAGFQTSEFLLEHGIIDMIVARKDLKATLVQLLKFHAKGGVNIGE; the protein is encoded by the coding sequence TTGTTAAAGGACTTATTCAAGACCAAGCCTAAATATATAACTGTCAAAACCGATCAATCGGATTTCACTCACAAAGTTGAGATTGAGAAAAAAGAGATTCCCGATGGTTTGTGGGTGAAGTGCAACCGTTGTGCGCAAATAACCTACCACAAGGATATCGAAAAAAACCTGAAAGTATGTCCCAAGTGCGGATTTCATTTTCGGATTGGCGCCAAAGAACGCTTAATGTTGTTGGCTGATGCCGATAGTTTTCATGAGGAGCATGAAAACCTTAAAACCGTCAATCCGTTGAATTTTCCTGACTATGAAAATAAGGTGAAGAAATCCCAGAAAACAACCGAATTAATTGAAGGCGCAATTGTTGGTAAGTCGCTAATCGGTGGAATTCCTGCCGTCTTAGCTGTGATTGATTTTGGATTTGTAGGCGGTTCTATGGGTTCGGTCGTCGGTGAAAAAATTACGCGGGCTATTGAATTGGCTGCTGCTGAAAAAATTCCGTTAATCGCGGTCTCCGCCGGAGGTGGCGGCGCTCGGATGCATGAAGGGATTCTATCTCTGATGCAAATGGCGAAGACGAGTCAAGCTTTGAATAAACTATCCGCTGCTGGATCACTTTATATTTCGGTTCTGACTGATCCGACTATGGGCGGGGTCTTTGCCAGCTTTGCTTCATTAGGGGATGTAATTATTGCCGAACCCGATGCTTTGATCGGTTTTGCCGGCCCGCGGGTTATCCAACAAACAATACATCAAACGTTGCCTGCTGGTTTCCAGACATCGGAGTTCCTGCTGGAGCACGGAATTATTGACATGATAGTAGCACGCAAAGATCTCAAAGCCACTCTCGTACAACTATTGAAGTTTCATGCGAAGGGTGGTGTAAATATTGGCGAGTAA
- a CDS encoding putative signal transducing protein — translation MWVVVYVAPNRRVASYLKELLEVEGILVKIKEANLFSKEERNVEVMVSEVEIEEATEVINNALQQA, via the coding sequence ATGTGGGTGGTAGTTTATGTGGCCCCTAACCGCAGAGTTGCCAGCTATCTAAAAGAATTGCTAGAGGTCGAGGGAATTTTGGTAAAAATTAAAGAAGCAAATCTATTTTCAAAAGAGGAGAGAAATGTGGAGGTTATGGTCTCTGAAGTTGAAATTGAAGAAGCAACCGAGGTCATTAACAACGCATTGCAGCAAGCTTAA
- the murD gene encoding UDP-N-acetylmuramoyl-L-alanine--D-glutamate ligase, with product MEYENKKIAVIGLGVSNTPLIRYLVNEKANVFVFDKKEAAGLEKYVSQLTGLKVNYCLGPDYLEQLRDFDIIFVTPGMKKDLPELLRAKAEGAVFSSEMELFLRKCPGRIIGITGSSGKTTTTTLTGLMVKADFPNTYIGGNIGCSLLDFLPEMTTDSRVILELSSFQLQDLTQSPDCALITNITPNHLDMHASMAEYIGAKANILRFQSPDRIAILNYDNDITRELASSVKGRLFFFSRKKLLDEGAFLNGTELIVRLNGQSEVIAIRDQLRLLGDHNIENILAAALISTLQGVSIETIAKVAREFSGVEHRLELVRELNGVKFYNDSISTTPDRAIAGLNAMTAPTILIAGGYDKHLPFDRFAKVVAERCKHLIVLGVTASQIKEEVQKIAPDFPIESVHRLEDAVAFASTRATSGDVVLLSPACASYDMFNNYQERGRLFKKLVNELEKH from the coding sequence ATGGAGTATGAGAATAAAAAAATAGCCGTTATCGGTTTGGGTGTCAGCAATACACCATTAATACGGTATTTAGTTAACGAAAAGGCCAATGTTTTCGTATTCGATAAAAAAGAAGCCGCGGGTTTAGAAAAGTATGTATCTCAATTAACCGGATTGAAGGTGAATTATTGTCTCGGCCCTGATTATTTAGAGCAATTACGGGATTTTGATATCATATTTGTAACTCCAGGAATGAAAAAAGACTTGCCGGAATTGTTACGCGCGAAAGCGGAAGGAGCCGTTTTCAGCAGTGAAATGGAGCTTTTTCTTCGTAAATGCCCAGGCAGGATCATCGGTATCACTGGAAGCAGCGGTAAAACTACGACAACCACATTAACCGGGCTCATGGTAAAGGCCGATTTTCCAAACACCTATATTGGTGGAAATATTGGCTGCTCATTATTGGATTTCTTACCTGAAATGACGACCGATTCCCGTGTTATTTTGGAATTAAGCAGTTTTCAACTTCAAGACTTGACTCAAAGTCCGGACTGTGCTCTTATTACCAACATTACTCCTAATCATCTGGATATGCATGCATCGATGGCTGAATACATAGGAGCCAAGGCTAACATTCTACGTTTTCAATCTCCCGATAGAATTGCGATTTTAAACTATGACAACGATATTACGAGAGAACTAGCTTCATCCGTAAAGGGAAGATTATTCTTTTTCAGCCGCAAGAAACTCCTGGATGAAGGGGCCTTTTTAAACGGTACAGAGTTAATAGTCCGCTTAAATGGTCAATCAGAGGTCATTGCCATACGGGATCAGCTCCGTTTACTTGGAGATCATAATATCGAGAATATTTTAGCAGCTGCTTTAATCAGCACTTTACAAGGGGTCTCCATTGAGACCATTGCTAAAGTCGCCCGTGAATTTAGCGGTGTGGAACATCGCCTGGAATTAGTGCGCGAACTAAATGGGGTAAAGTTTTACAACGATTCGATATCCACGACTCCCGACCGCGCTATTGCGGGTCTAAATGCAATGACCGCTCCTACGATTTTAATTGCCGGCGGCTATGATAAACATCTGCCGTTCGATCGTTTCGCCAAAGTGGTTGCGGAGCGTTGCAAACATTTGATTGTCTTAGGTGTCACTGCCTCGCAAATTAAGGAAGAAGTTCAAAAAATTGCACCGGATTTTCCAATTGAATCAGTCCATAGGCTGGAAGATGCAGTGGCGTTTGCATCAACGAGGGCTACTTCCGGCGACGTAGTGCTGTTGTCACCAGCTTGTGCCAGTTACGACATGTTCAATAATTATCAGGAGCGGGGCCGCCTTTTCAAAAAGCTCGTCAATGAGTTGGAAAAACACTGA
- a CDS encoding metallopeptidase TldD-related protein, with protein MAEQLADILTSYQKRDSDLTEWRFDLHDTRGLEVGLKDNRIGGPYSAPSYKRSISGEIFLYWKNQRYSSGKLDSQVTESFDEYMNNWKTAAYSDPEGVSLYTPKEVPQVDLADSAVEHIVDRDNSQPFRLLETGLRKLSAAGLRKINGKVRCFHSTRVMKNSAGFSLEYRQTPVEFYFEVNNSYGESFQEKFWPAEDKIEAIIQNTARIGKLLDNTVSTNFSGEIRLLFPPEVFESFLSQFLISNLYGSLVVNRQSRFSLDDFKENRMVLRNDLSLVLDTLQPLRAFSYLCTSEGVPGGQIELIEHGRLRTPILGLKYAKKTGFPPTPVVAGGRGFFIKTGLAVPEWEQLIKNTERGLIVYSVLGMHTQDSSSGSFSLTADQCLLVENGAVLGKVKAVINGDFLKSLAAEDSYFGKISDEDNPGYSFLASATI; from the coding sequence TTGGCGGAGCAGCTTGCCGATATTTTGACCAGCTATCAGAAGAGAGATTCCGATTTGACGGAATGGCGGTTTGATCTCCACGACACTCGAGGTTTGGAGGTTGGTCTGAAAGACAACCGGATCGGAGGACCTTATTCAGCCCCTAGTTATAAGCGGAGTATTTCGGGGGAAATTTTTTTATATTGGAAAAACCAACGCTATAGTTCGGGCAAACTCGATTCTCAAGTGACGGAGAGTTTTGATGAGTATATGAACAATTGGAAGACCGCTGCCTATTCCGACCCCGAAGGTGTTTCTTTGTATACCCCGAAGGAAGTTCCTCAAGTCGATCTGGCGGACTCGGCGGTTGAACATATCGTGGACCGGGACAATTCGCAACCGTTTCGCCTCCTCGAAACCGGCCTGCGGAAATTAAGCGCTGCCGGGCTCCGCAAAATTAACGGGAAAGTCCGCTGTTTTCATAGTACTCGTGTAATGAAGAATTCTGCCGGTTTTTCATTGGAATATCGCCAAACCCCCGTGGAATTCTATTTCGAGGTGAACAATAGTTATGGCGAGTCTTTTCAGGAAAAGTTCTGGCCGGCGGAGGACAAGATTGAAGCAATAATTCAAAATACCGCCCGTATCGGCAAGCTGCTGGACAATACGGTTTCAACCAATTTTTCCGGGGAAATCCGCTTGTTGTTTCCGCCCGAAGTTTTTGAATCGTTTCTGAGCCAGTTTTTAATTTCGAATCTTTACGGGAGTCTGGTGGTGAACCGACAAAGCCGGTTTTCGCTTGATGATTTTAAAGAAAACCGAATGGTTTTACGGAATGACCTTTCGTTGGTGCTCGATACTCTCCAACCCTTACGGGCGTTTTCTTATTTGTGCACTTCCGAAGGGGTACCCGGGGGCCAGATCGAATTGATTGAACATGGGAGGCTTCGCACGCCGATTCTCGGTTTAAAATATGCTAAAAAAACGGGTTTCCCGCCAACCCCGGTCGTTGCCGGAGGCCGGGGCTTTTTCATCAAAACGGGCTTAGCAGTTCCAGAATGGGAACAGCTGATAAAAAATACTGAAAGAGGTCTCATTGTGTATTCCGTTTTGGGTATGCACACTCAAGATTCAAGCTCGGGCAGCTTTTCCTTGACCGCTGATCAATGCCTGCTGGTTGAGAACGGGGCCGTCCTTGGAAAGGTCAAGGCAGTCATCAATGGCGATTTTTTGAAATCGTTAGCGGCCGAGGACAGTTATTTCGGAAAAATCTCCGACGAGGACAATCCGGGGTATTCTTTTTTAGCTTCGGCAACCATTTGA
- a CDS encoding TldD/PmbA family protein produces the protein MKVDQYSGIIHRIRTEAAAKDFYFVLRIQYRKDLALHINNGKTEEVSTATTAGVGIQVISPQGYMGFAASDQISEAIAVELFHKAAFLADQGQFYSSESNQEVFQLEPLQKKVTITERHPLGSISLENVEAKVKAINRELTDMDERLSVRTILRLSAEEWRIARSDGTDVSFNTPRSFLYHSITAKSATDTATAYANLPGTDLGIIIEAESLERLRSRAHKAARLALELLGAPKLKSGNYKLVIDYALAKGLAHEAFGHAAETDALESSILGEDGRLKVGLKVANEHLSIIDGPIEGDYAYQPVSAMGIERKTVKIVDHGKLSAGLSDVFSARRAGVALTGAERVESFFSLPIARMTNIRIEYENALPMAGDFEAITPADLYHFLVRHKLIEPQEKVLYLTGFQGGQVNPAFGDFVFHCSGIYALSETPVLYKPAIFSGKVLSVLDSVSAAIGPLQIDAMGTCGKMGQGVPSCGGSHYFLMINQNPEIMIGGE, from the coding sequence ATGAAAGTTGACCAATATAGCGGAATTATCCATCGAATACGCACTGAAGCTGCGGCCAAAGACTTTTATTTTGTGCTGCGGATCCAGTACCGTAAAGATCTGGCTCTCCACATCAATAACGGCAAAACGGAAGAGGTGAGCACCGCCACGACGGCCGGAGTCGGAATCCAGGTGATTTCGCCCCAAGGGTATATGGGCTTCGCCGCATCCGACCAAATCAGCGAGGCCATCGCGGTCGAGCTGTTTCATAAAGCGGCGTTTCTGGCGGACCAGGGCCAATTCTATAGCAGTGAATCCAATCAGGAAGTTTTTCAGTTGGAACCGCTTCAGAAAAAAGTTACCATCACCGAGCGTCATCCTCTGGGTAGCATCAGCTTGGAAAATGTTGAAGCGAAAGTCAAGGCGATCAACCGGGAACTCACCGACATGGATGAGCGGCTGTCGGTGCGGACTATCTTGAGGTTGAGCGCCGAAGAATGGCGGATCGCCCGTTCCGACGGGACGGATGTTTCTTTTAATACCCCCCGGTCATTTCTGTACCATTCGATCACTGCCAAATCTGCGACGGATACCGCCACCGCCTATGCCAATCTTCCCGGGACCGATTTGGGTATCATCATCGAAGCGGAGAGCCTCGAACGGTTACGCTCCCGGGCGCACAAGGCAGCGCGTTTGGCTTTGGAGTTGCTGGGCGCCCCCAAATTGAAAAGCGGCAACTATAAGCTGGTCATCGATTATGCCTTGGCCAAAGGGTTGGCTCATGAAGCCTTTGGTCATGCGGCGGAGACCGACGCGCTCGAAAGTTCGATTCTGGGGGAGGACGGTCGGCTCAAAGTCGGCCTCAAGGTCGCGAATGAACATCTATCGATCATCGATGGGCCGATTGAAGGGGATTATGCGTATCAACCCGTCAGCGCCATGGGAATTGAGCGAAAAACCGTGAAAATTGTGGATCATGGAAAACTTAGCGCCGGATTATCCGATGTTTTTTCGGCCAGACGTGCGGGAGTGGCGCTTACCGGGGCGGAACGGGTCGAGAGCTTTTTCTCGTTGCCGATTGCGCGGATGACCAATATTCGGATCGAATATGAAAACGCGCTGCCGATGGCGGGAGATTTTGAAGCGATAACTCCGGCTGACTTGTACCATTTCCTGGTCCGGCATAAGTTGATCGAACCCCAGGAAAAGGTGCTTTATTTAACGGGCTTTCAAGGCGGACAAGTCAATCCGGCCTTTGGCGATTTTGTGTTTCATTGTTCGGGAATTTATGCCTTATCCGAAACTCCGGTCCTGTACAAACCGGCTATATTCAGTGGGAAAGTACTGTCTGTCCTGGATTCCGTCAGCGCCGCCATCGGGCCGTTGCAAATCGACGCCATGGGCACTTGCGGCAAGATGGGGCAAGGAGTCCCAAGTTGCGGAGGTTCCCATTATTTTCTCATGATTAACCAAAATCCAGAAATTATGATCGGAGGAGAATAA
- a CDS encoding S-adenosylmethionine decarboxylase: MADLYFCQNELWNNPTEFMSEIRRITNSDGIINIQWVFQTFKPEGTRISGEFDDCFILIQVFSVQKFLTIDVFWWQPRQEIEQFSEALIDLFRPQVLATESRLRAEHLN, from the coding sequence ATGGCGGATTTATATTTTTGTCAGAATGAATTATGGAACAATCCTACTGAATTTATGTCCGAAATTCGCCGCATCACGAACTCTGACGGCATTATCAACATCCAATGGGTCTTTCAAACGTTCAAACCTGAAGGAACCCGGATCAGTGGGGAGTTTGACGATTGCTTCATTTTGATCCAGGTCTTTTCCGTACAAAAGTTTTTAACCATCGATGTGTTTTGGTGGCAACCGCGCCAAGAAATCGAACAATTCAGCGAGGCATTGATCGATCTCTTCCGGCCGCAAGTATTAGCCACCGAGTCTCGTTTGCGGGCTGAACATCTGAATTAA
- a CDS encoding MBL fold metallo-hydrolase RNA specificity domain-containing protein, which translates to MWITFCGAAGTVTGSSYLVETERYRFLIDCGMFQGTKELRQLNEKDFLFNPAALDFVVLTHAHVDHCGLLPKLWLRGFKGPIYATKATAEICKIVMADSGHIQEMEAEWRNRKRSRTGEPLTEPLYTANDALSTGALLRPQSYRQRFEPVPGIRINFLDAGHILGSAIAEIWVEENGRTTKVAFSGDLGQNNQPIIQDPEFVRDADYVLMESTYGNRLHEPGPERIEKLRQIVLETVHSQGNLIIPAFAIGRTQDLLYHLKMLFYRGEIPKVPVYIDSPMAVSITEIYRNNPDCYDAETRGLFAAKESPFEFGNLHFVRTTEESKKLNETARGAIIISASGMCEAGRILHHLKHNLWRPQSHILFVGYQAEGTLGRRLLEGAKVVKIMGEQLTVQAQIHSIGGFSAHADQNGLLEWLQGFQRQPRGLFLVHGENQAQADLERAIRDRFPVATFIPRWGDRFELKAGAELKEQRTVAALNNFAFDRKLTDLEHLILALRTEGPSADRKKIHAQVEQLKQELSELEELLRQPA; encoded by the coding sequence ATGTGGATTACATTTTGTGGTGCCGCCGGCACGGTTACCGGCTCTTCGTATCTGGTGGAGACGGAACGTTACCGCTTTTTGATTGATTGCGGCATGTTCCAGGGAACCAAAGAGCTTCGTCAGCTCAATGAGAAGGATTTTCTATTCAATCCGGCCGCGCTGGACTTTGTGGTGCTGACCCATGCCCATGTCGACCATTGCGGGCTGCTTCCCAAACTATGGCTGAGGGGATTCAAGGGGCCGATATACGCCACCAAGGCTACGGCCGAAATCTGCAAGATAGTGATGGCCGATTCCGGGCATATTCAAGAGATGGAAGCGGAATGGCGCAACCGGAAACGGTCACGCACCGGCGAACCATTAACGGAACCGCTCTATACGGCGAACGACGCCCTGAGTACCGGCGCCTTGCTGCGGCCGCAGAGTTATCGCCAGCGTTTTGAGCCTGTTCCCGGAATTCGGATCAATTTTTTGGACGCCGGCCATATTCTGGGTTCGGCGATAGCCGAAATCTGGGTGGAAGAAAACGGGCGAACTACCAAAGTGGCCTTCTCGGGTGATCTGGGCCAAAACAACCAGCCCATCATCCAAGACCCGGAATTTGTCCGTGATGCTGACTATGTACTAATGGAATCGACCTATGGCAACCGTCTTCATGAACCGGGCCCGGAACGGATTGAAAAATTGCGCCAGATTGTGCTGGAAACAGTCCACTCTCAGGGAAATTTGATCATTCCGGCTTTTGCCATCGGACGGACCCAAGATCTGCTGTACCACTTGAAGATGCTCTTTTACCGGGGGGAGATTCCCAAAGTCCCGGTCTATATCGACAGCCCGATGGCGGTCTCGATCACCGAGATTTACCGGAATAATCCCGATTGTTATGATGCCGAAACCAGAGGGTTGTTCGCGGCCAAGGAAAGCCCTTTTGAGTTCGGCAATCTTCATTTCGTGCGCACGACCGAGGAGTCGAAAAAGCTGAATGAGACCGCCCGGGGCGCCATCATCATCTCGGCCAGCGGCATGTGTGAAGCGGGCCGGATCTTGCACCATTTGAAACACAATTTGTGGCGGCCCCAATCGCACATCCTCTTTGTCGGATACCAGGCCGAAGGGACTTTGGGCCGCCGTTTATTGGAGGGTGCCAAAGTCGTAAAGATCATGGGGGAACAGCTGACGGTTCAGGCTCAAATTCATTCCATCGGCGGCTTTTCGGCGCATGCCGACCAAAATGGCCTCCTGGAGTGGCTGCAAGGATTTCAACGGCAGCCCCGCGGTTTGTTCCTCGTTCATGGGGAAAATCAGGCCCAAGCGGACTTGGAGCGGGCGATCCGCGATCGGTTTCCGGTTGCGACTTTTATTCCTCGGTGGGGCGATCGTTTTGAATTGAAAGCCGGCGCCGAACTGAAAGAACAGCGTACAGTCGCGGCATTGAATAATTTTGCGTTTGATCGAAAACTTACCGACCTTGAGCACCTGATCCTGGCTCTCCGGACGGAAGGCCCTTCTGCCGACAGGAAGAAGATACACGCCCAGGTCGAACAATTGAAGCAGGAACTCTCGGAGTTGGAGGAACTTTTGAGGCAACCCGCTTAA